One genomic window of Elaeis guineensis isolate ETL-2024a chromosome 2, EG11, whole genome shotgun sequence includes the following:
- the LOC140855278 gene encoding expansin-A2-like has product MVDCKPVQTPMAMTKDSDSGSPNTDHWIMVKRILRYLQATLIMGYTFADPPLALSNFLECRLGGSGTDRRSTGGYAIFLGPNLIFGHLQDKRVEMAKISIAIVCVAATAWLMASGAMAQVSEWDNGTASAYGGSAGRESFGGACGYGNLLKQWYGLETAVVSTALFNDGITCGACYEIRCYNNSQWCAPGSITVTATGYCWPFVPIPGVHAGRCYPPRKHFDLPDPTFDKLVKDDHAGFIPLQFRRVPCVKNGGIMFEMKGDPDFIQVLVYNVGGGGEVVGVSVKGPDTFWPMDREWGAIWKSNQRLVGHSLSFQVFTSDGKMVQCDNVAPATWSFGQYFEGSSSNGDERGGSLS; this is encoded by the exons atggttgattgtaaacctgttcagaccCCAATGGCCATGACAAAGGATTCTGATTCAGGG TCTCCCAATACTGATCACTGGATTATGGTCAAACGCATCTTACGGTACCTTCAAGCTACACTGATCATGGGTTACACATTCGCCGATCCACCTCTCGCTCTCTCCAACTTTCTCGAATGCAGATTGGGCGGTAGTGGGACTGATAGGCGTTCCACTGGGGGCTATGCAATCTTTCTCGGCCCCAACCTCATTTTTGGGCATCTC CAAGACAAGAGAGTGGAGATGGCAAAAATCTCTATTGCCATTGTTTGTGTTGCAGCTACTGCCTGGCTCATGGCCTCTGGAGCCATGGCCCAAGTCAGTGAGTGGGACAATGGAACTGCCTCTGCCTATGGAGGCTCGGCAGGAAGAGAGAGCTTCG GAGGAGCGTGCGGATACGGCAATCTCTTAAAGCAATGGTACGGCTTGGAGACGGCAGTTGTAAGCACAGCCCTCTTCAACGATGGTATCACGTGTGGAGCGTGCTACGAAATCCGATGCTACAACAACTCACAGTGGTGTGCCCCCGGCAGCATCACCGTCACCGCCACCGGATACTGCTGGCCGTTTGTCCCCATTCCCGGCGTTCACGCCGGCAGGTGCTACCCACCCCGCAAACACTTCGATCTCCCCGATCCCACGTTCGACAAGCTGGTGAAGGACGACCACGCCGGGTTCATCCCGTTGCAGTTCCGGAGGGTTCCCTGCGTCAAGAATGGTGGCATCATGTTTGAGATGAAGGGCGACCCCGACTTCATCCAAGTGTTAGTCTACAACGTGGGAGGCGGCGGAGAGGTGGTGGGGGTCTCGGTGAAGGGGCCGGACACGTTTTGGCCCATGGATAGGGAGTGGGGCGCCATTTGGAAGAGCAACCAGAGGTTGGTAGGTCATAGTTTGTCATTCCAGGTGTTCACAAGTGATGGGAAGATGGTGCAGTGTGATAATGTTGCTCCGGCCACCTGGAGTTTTGGGCaatactttgaagggagcagttcTAATGGGGACGAACGTGGCGGTAGTCTGAGTTAA